In Lemur catta isolate mLemCat1 chromosome 1, mLemCat1.pri, whole genome shotgun sequence, one DNA window encodes the following:
- the PPM1A gene encoding protein phosphatase 1A, with the protein MGAFLDKPKMEKHNAQGQGNGLRYGLSSMQGWRVEMEDAHTAVIGLPSGLETWSFFAVYDGHAGSQVAKYCCEHLLDHITNNQDFKGSAGSPSVENVKNGIRTGFLEIDEHMRVMSEKKHGADRSGSTAVGVLISPQHTYFINCGDSRGLLCRNRKVHFFTQDHKPSNPLEKERIQNAGGSVMIQRVNGSLAVSRALGDFDYKCVHGKGPTEQLVSPEPEVHDIERSEEDDQFIILACDGIWDVMGNEELCDFVRSRLEVTDDLEKVCNEVVDTCLYKGSRDNMSVILICFPNAPKVSPEAVKKEAELDKYLECRVEEIIKKQGEGVPDLVHVMRTLASENIPSLPPGGELASKRNVIEAVYNRLNPYKNDDTDSTSTDDMW; encoded by the exons ATGGGAGCATTTTTAGACAAGCCAAAGATGGAAAAGCATAATGCCCAGGGGCAGGGTAATGGGTTGCGATATGGGCTAAGCAGCATGCAAGGTTGGCGTGTTGAAATGGAGGATGCACATACAGCTGTGATTGGTTTGCCAAGTGGACTTGAAACATGGTCATTCTTTGCTGTGTATGATGGGCATGCTGGTTCTCAGGTTGCCAAATACTGCTGTGAGCATTTGTTAGATCACATTACCAATAACCAGGATTTTAAAGGGTCTGCAGGATCACCTTCTGTGGAAAATGTAAAGAATGGAATCAGAACAGGTTTTCTGGAGATTGATGAACACATGAGAGTTATGTCAGAGAAGAAGCATGGTGCAGATAGAAGTGGGTCAACAGCTGTGGGTGTCTTAATTTCTCCCCAACATACTTATTTCATTAACTGTGGAGACTCAAGAGGTTTACTTTGTAGGAACAGGAAAGTTCACTTCTTCACACAAGATCACAAACCAAGTAATCCTCTGGAAAAAGAACGAATTCAGAATGCAGGTGGCTCTGTAATGATTCAGCGTGTGAATGGCTCTCTGGCTGTATCAAGAGCCCTTGGGGATTTTGATTACAAATGTGTCCATGGAAAAGGTCCTACAGAGCAGCTTGTCTCACCAGAGCCTGAAGTCCATGATATTGAAAGATCTGAAGAAGATGATCAGTTCATTATACTTGCATGTGATGGTATCTGGGATGTTATGGGAAACGAAGAGCTCTGTGATTTTGTAAGATCCAGACTTGAAGTCACTGATGACCTTGAGAAAGTTTGCAATGAAGTAGTCGACACCTGTTTGTATAAG GGAAGTCGAGACAACATGAGTGTGATTTTGATCTGTTTTCCAAATGCACCCAAAGTATCACCAGAAGCAGTGAAGAAGGAAGCAGAGTTGGACAAGTACCTGGAATGCAGAGTGGAAG AAATCATAAAGAAGCAGGGGGAAGGCGTCCCCGACTTAGTCCATGTGATGCGCACATTAGCGAGTGAGAACATCCCCAGCCTCCCACCAGGGGGTGAATTGGCAAGCAA gcGGAATGTAATTGAAGCCGTTTACAATAGACTGAATCCTTACAAAAATGATGACACT GACTCTACATCAACTGATGATATGTGGTAA